Part of the Alphaproteobacteria bacterium genome, GCCTGCTCTCAAGCGGATAGGGGCCGTAACATTGCGTTTTTCCGCAGCCTGTTAAACAAAAATAAGTGCAAACAGGGATATATACATGAAATTCGGCGTGCTTCAGTTTTTCAGCTGGCCGGGCCGGCGGGTGCCATTGGCGACCATTTACGACCGGGCATTCCAGCGGACCAAAATCATGGACGAAACGGGATATGACGCGGTCTGGCTGGCGGAGCACCATTTCAGCACCTACAGCGTCTGCCCCTCCGTCCATGTCATGGGCACCCATATCGCCGCCCATACCAGTCGGTTGCGGATCGGCACGGCGGTGTCGCTGGCCGGTTTCTATCATCCGCTGCGGCTGGCGGAGGAAGTCGCCCTGCTGGACCACCTGTCCGGCGGCCGCGTGAACTGGGGCGCGGGACGCGGTTTCGACGCCAGCGAGCACAAGGTATTCGGCGTCGACCCGAAGGACAGTTACCCGAAATTCCGGGAAAATGTCGAAATCGTGCTGAAGGCATGGGGCAGCGACAAGTTCACCCATCACGGCGAATTCTGGAATTTCGACGATATCGAGGTGCTGCCCAAGCCGTTGCAGGACCCGATGCCGGTCTGGCTGGCCGCCGCGTCGAACGAAGCCATCGAATGGGCCGCCGAAAAGGGCTTCTCGATCATGATGAGCCCGCATGCCGGTTATTCCGACATCGCGGACAAGAAGGTTTTCTACCGGCAGACCCTGGAATCGGCGGGGCATAAATACGGCAGGCGCGACATCCCGGTCGCCCGCACCATCGCCCTGGCGGAAACCCAGGCGGAAGCGGAAGCGATCGGACGGCGCGGCGCGGAGTTCATGTTCGGCGCCTATCTGCGCAACAACCACCATATCCGGGGAAAGCCGGGCGACGCGACGGGCAAGACCCAGTCAAACGAAGCCCTGCTGGCGGCGGAAGCCGCCAACATGGACCCGGTCGAGCGCTATATCCGGCAGGTCGCGATCTGCGGCACGCCGGATAAAGCCGTCGATATCGTCCAGGAACTGCGGGAAACCATCCCGCTCGACTACCTGATGATCGCGCCGTTGAGCCACAGTTCGTTCACGCTGTTCACCGAGAAGGTGTTGCCGAAGTTTCTATAGAGGGTTATTCGGCCGCGGCGATATTCGTGCGCCACGAGCCGATGG contains:
- a CDS encoding LLM class flavin-dependent oxidoreductase encodes the protein MKFGVLQFFSWPGRRVPLATIYDRAFQRTKIMDETGYDAVWLAEHHFSTYSVCPSVHVMGTHIAAHTSRLRIGTAVSLAGFYHPLRLAEEVALLDHLSGGRVNWGAGRGFDASEHKVFGVDPKDSYPKFRENVEIVLKAWGSDKFTHHGEFWNFDDIEVLPKPLQDPMPVWLAAASNEAIEWAAEKGFSIMMSPHAGYSDIADKKVFYRQTLESAGHKYGRRDIPVARTIALAETQAEAEAIGRRGAEFMFGAYLRNNHHIRGKPGDATGKTQSNEALLAAEAANMDPVERYIRQVAICGTPDKAVDIVQELRETIPLDYLMIAPLSHSSFTLFTEKVLPKFL